GGTGTGACTAAACCTGAGTACACTGCACCAAAAGAGGGAACGAAAACTGATTGGAAATACCTTGATGAGAATGGCAAATATTCGTGGATTAAGACCCCAAAATGGAAAGGCAAGATGGCCGAAGTAGGACCTCTTTCGCGTTATATTATAGTATACACGAAAGTAAAGCAAGGAATCATTAAAGAGCCGACTTGGGTTGAAAAAATGATGGTTGACCAAATAGATGGAGTCTCAAAGGTGTTAAATATAGCACCAGAAAAGTGGATGTTATCAACTGTTGGTCGTACGGCAGTACGAGGACTAGAAGCGCAAGTCATGGCATATCTCAGCAAGTATTACTTTGATAAACTAGTAAATAATATTAAAGCTGGCGATACTTCTGTTGCAAATATGGAAAAATGGGAACCTACGATGTGGCCTAAGGAAGCAAAGGGCGTAGGCCTTCATGAAGCGCCTCGTGGTGGTCTTAGCCATTGGGTAGTTATTAAAGATGGCAAAATCGCTAATTATCAGGCAGTTGTACCATCTACTTGGAATGCTTGTCCACGGGATAGTAAGTCTGGTTATGGACCTTATGAAGCTACTATGATGGATACTAAAGTAAGGATTGCTGATAAGCCTCTTGAAATTTTAAAAGCAATACATGCTTTTGATCCTTGTTTAGCTTGTGCTACTCACTTGTATGATACTTCAGGTCGTCAATTGGCAGTTGTACATAGTGATCCTTATTTGAAGGCCTAGGAATGGTAGGTAAGGAGGAGTATAATGAAGACTCGTGTAGTAACTGTTTATTATGTATTTACAATTTGGACGAGAATTTTTCATTGGATAATGGCGGGGGCTATTTTAGTTCTGTTTGTTACGGGTCTATATATTGGTAATCCTTTTTATATTGGTAGCCAAGGTGTAGAACCAACGTTTGCTATTAGTAACTGGGCATCGATGTCTACAATTCGATTCATTCATTTTTCTGCGGCGTACATATTAATGGCATCCTTTATTTTACGGATTTATGGATTTATCATACATAAAGGTGATCGTATGCTACCGAAACCTTGGACGAAACTATTTTGGACAGGAATGCTTGATATGGGCCTGCATTATGGCTTTATGCGTTCTGCTCATAGACCATACCTAAGAAATTCAATGGCCAGGTCAGGATATGGTGGCGTGTATGGTATGATTTTTTTAGAAGCCTTTACAGGATTTGCTATGTATGCACAAGTTAATCCTAATAGCGGACTTGCTAAGTTGTTTGGACCTATCAACCATTTATTAATTGATGAATATACTGTGCATCTAATTCATCATTACGTAGCGTGGATGATTGTTTTATTTGTCATTATCCATGTATATATGGCGACAAGGGCTGACATGAGTGAAAAATATGGTGAGATATCTGCAATGTTTTCAGGAGTTAAGTTTTATGATAAAGAGCCGGATGATATAGGAGATCTAAAAGAATGAAGCAAATCACGGTTTTAGGGGTAGGAAACATTTTGATGCAGGATGAAGGGTTTGGTGTAAGAGTAGTGGAACGTTTGCTTAGCCACTACTCCTTTCCTCCCAACGTACAGGTATTAGATGGCGGTACGCTAGGTATGGAGTTGTTACGTTTTTTAGTTGGAACAGATAATTTAATTTTAATTGATGCTGTGTCAGGGCAATTACCACCCGGATCTTTTTATCGGTTTGAAAATGACGAAGTTAAGGCATACTTTAAAGAGAAAGTATCGATGCATGAACTTGGTATTCAAGATGTACTCGCAATAATGGAAGTATTAGAAAAACCTGCTAAGGAAATCATGATAATGGGAGTACAACCATTTGCGATTGATATTGGACTAGAATTAACACCTATAGTAGCAGAAACAATGGATAATGTAGTAAAAGAGATATTGCAAGTATTGAAAGATTGGCAGGTAGAGGTTGGGAAAATTCATGAATGAAGCAGTATTATCGCAAAAGAGTAAGGCAGTCTTGTTTGA
This region of Pelosinus sp. IPA-1 genomic DNA includes:
- the cybH gene encoding Ni/Fe-hydrogenase, b-type cytochrome subunit; this translates as MKTRVVTVYYVFTIWTRIFHWIMAGAILVLFVTGLYIGNPFYIGSQGVEPTFAISNWASMSTIRFIHFSAAYILMASFILRIYGFIIHKGDRMLPKPWTKLFWTGMLDMGLHYGFMRSAHRPYLRNSMARSGYGGVYGMIFLEAFTGFAMYAQVNPNSGLAKLFGPINHLLIDEYTVHLIHHYVAWMIVLFVIIHVYMATRADMSEKYGEISAMFSGVKFYDKEPDDIGDLKE
- a CDS encoding HyaD/HybD family hydrogenase maturation endopeptidase, with product MKQITVLGVGNILMQDEGFGVRVVERLLSHYSFPPNVQVLDGGTLGMELLRFLVGTDNLILIDAVSGQLPPGSFYRFENDEVKAYFKEKVSMHELGIQDVLAIMEVLEKPAKEIMIMGVQPFAIDIGLELTPIVAETMDNVVKEILQVLKDWQVEVGKIHE